A single Desulfobacterales bacterium DNA region contains:
- a CDS encoding TonB family protein — translation MNDYQARISISATAKSSSRLLWKNISRWLGAAILALFLNAALFSIIPSLISDIPDRTDAQGSIQAINFIRLKPPEKPPETQKPPEKSIPSKKESTPDALRTKIPRQAQDILTHPALQFEINPKLPAGPAGFASTSIAMVDIGPPPMKDAYEVGEIDRPLTPISKIPPLYPLRAKRMGIEGWVKVKFLVTETGLVDRVEIKGSQPEKIFDQTVIQCVSTWRFSPGTVQGVPVKTWAITTVKFTLEN, via the coding sequence ATGAACGATTATCAGGCCCGGATATCGATATCCGCTACTGCAAAATCATCGTCCCGATTATTATGGAAAAATATTTCTCGATGGTTGGGGGCGGCTATCCTGGCACTTTTTCTCAATGCCGCGCTGTTCAGCATCATCCCGAGCCTCATCAGCGACATACCCGATCGCACCGACGCACAAGGATCGATCCAGGCAATCAATTTCATCCGCCTCAAACCACCGGAAAAGCCGCCGGAGACCCAAAAACCGCCGGAAAAAAGCATTCCGTCAAAAAAAGAATCCACGCCGGATGCTTTACGGACGAAAATTCCCCGGCAGGCACAGGACATTTTAACGCATCCGGCCCTTCAATTTGAAATTAATCCAAAGCTTCCGGCCGGTCCGGCCGGCTTTGCCTCGACCTCAATAGCCATGGTGGATATCGGGCCGCCTCCTATGAAAGACGCCTATGAGGTTGGTGAAATTGATCGACCGCTCACGCCAATATCAAAAATACCGCCGCTGTACCCCCTGCGCGCCAAACGGATGGGCATCGAGGGATGGGTAAAGGTCAAATTTCTGGTAACTGAAACCGGCCTGGTGGATCGCGTTGAGATAAAGGGCTCCCAACCTGAAAAAATTTTTGATCAAACGGTCATCCAGTGCGTATCGACCTGGCGTTTTTCTCCCGGAACAGTTCAGGGCGTACCGGTCAAGACCTGGGCCATAACCACGGTAAAATTCACATTGGAAAACTGA
- a CDS encoding biopolymer transporter ExbD gives MLNITAARRAKKQSVELNIAPLIDMVFILLIFFLVTTSFVKETGVDINRPTASTAVSKDKAGILIGITEDNRVFMDNREIDSRAVRAHVERAIAENPEGQVIIVADKASNTGMVIQVMDGCRIAGAENVSLAASLATGQGS, from the coding sequence ATGTTAAACATTACAGCGGCCCGGCGGGCCAAAAAACAAAGCGTCGAATTGAATATCGCTCCGTTGATCGATATGGTGTTTATTCTCCTGATTTTTTTTCTGGTTACCACTAGTTTTGTCAAGGAAACCGGGGTGGATATCAACCGCCCGACCGCATCGACAGCCGTCAGTAAAGACAAAGCCGGAATACTGATCGGAATCACGGAAGACAATCGTGTGTTCATGGACAACCGGGAAATAGATTCCCGGGCCGTCAGGGCTCATGTGGAACGAGCGATCGCGGAAAATCCCGAAGGACAGGTGATCATCGTGGCAGACAAAGCCAGCAATACCGGAATGGTCATTCAGGTCATGGACGGTTGCCGGATCGCCGGAGCGGAAAATGTTTCTCTGGCTGCCAGCCTTGCTACCGGACAGGGGTCATAA
- a CDS encoding MotA/TolQ/ExbB proton channel family protein: MTYFLEQTLYRISENIQSGGMVMIPLMLVSVVMWVLIIHKAFYFKRLREKNITRKTAGEYVSQNRAPDPNQYPGITSHFVREFINRRSGDRTTDQFILDETVMHIVAMLDRHLSAIGVLAGVAPLLGLLGTVMGMMTTFDIISVYGTGNAKAMAGGISEALITTQTGLLVAIPGIYMKTFLTRRAENLKQQISALGIYLKRFV, translated from the coding sequence ATGACATACTTTCTGGAACAAACCCTGTACCGGATCTCGGAAAACATCCAGTCGGGAGGTATGGTCATGATACCGCTGATGCTGGTATCGGTTGTCATGTGGGTACTGATTATTCACAAAGCGTTTTATTTCAAGCGGCTCCGGGAAAAAAACATCACCCGGAAAACGGCCGGAGAATATGTCAGTCAAAACCGGGCGCCGGACCCGAATCAATACCCCGGCATTACCAGCCATTTTGTCCGCGAATTTATTAATCGCCGCAGCGGTGATCGGACAACGGATCAGTTCATACTGGACGAAACCGTCATGCATATCGTGGCCATGCTGGACCGGCACCTGTCGGCCATCGGGGTGCTGGCCGGCGTTGCGCCGCTTCTGGGGCTCCTGGGAACCGTCATGGGAATGATGACAACCTTTGACATCATCTCCGTTTATGGAACCGGAAACGCAAAGGCCATGGCAGGCGGTATCTCGGAAGCCCTGATCACCACCCAGACAGGACTTCTGGTCGCCATTCCCGGAATTTATATGAAAACATTTCTCACCCGACGGGCGGAAAACCTTAAACAACAAATCTCCGCTCTCGGTATTTATCTGAAACGATTTGTGTGA
- a CDS encoding DUF3450 family protein, with product MKLWLIIASTILFLATPFYPAVAEDMRAVTLATRQTQDNVLKKVENERKQAEQEAEKSRQHILADKTALTAEINRLKSANQSLKQTHKQLEKTDSQLMVKEKQALSQLNEAAAMVKELTGFIQTTAKDLNTLLDQSHQAAFDPGRSRILKPILADSAFPGMDDIRQMTDLLFDEIRRSGEVRIQQGPIVERSGHETTADILTLGNFTAAYRLEKETGFLIYSDKSNRFFALSKLPAARIQKNINHYMNGTTEDVFMDISRGAALRQLTHQLNLVDQIWKGGPIVWPILAIAVIAFLIILERFWVLGRMDINADVLMGKIKSLISAGKWSEIPELCATVEKKPVPRVLLAGFECRHMARPDMENVLQETILREISHLERFMSTLGMLATVSPLLGLLGTVTGMINTFHVITYYGTGDPRMMSGGISEALVTTMLGLAVAIPIMLCHTILARKTEKIIGQMEEKAVSLTNVIFKTGHAA from the coding sequence ATGAAATTATGGCTTATAATCGCTTCAACTATTCTTTTTTTGGCCACCCCGTTTTATCCCGCGGTTGCCGAAGACATGCGCGCCGTTACCCTGGCGACCCGGCAAACGCAAGACAATGTTCTGAAAAAAGTCGAAAACGAACGTAAGCAGGCCGAACAGGAAGCCGAAAAAAGCCGGCAACATATTCTGGCGGACAAAACCGCCCTGACGGCTGAAATCAATCGCCTCAAATCCGCCAATCAATCGCTGAAGCAAACCCATAAACAGCTTGAGAAAACAGATTCTCAACTTATGGTAAAAGAAAAACAGGCCCTGTCACAGCTCAATGAAGCGGCCGCCATGGTAAAAGAACTCACTGGCTTTATACAAACCACGGCCAAAGATCTTAACACGCTGCTGGACCAGAGCCATCAGGCAGCCTTTGATCCCGGCCGTAGCCGCATTCTGAAACCGATTCTGGCGGATTCCGCTTTTCCCGGGATGGACGATATCCGGCAGATGACAGATCTGCTGTTTGATGAAATCCGTCGATCCGGCGAGGTGCGTATTCAGCAGGGGCCCATCGTCGAGCGTTCCGGGCATGAAACCACCGCCGACATTTTGACTCTGGGCAACTTCACGGCGGCCTACCGGCTTGAAAAAGAAACTGGCTTTCTGATCTACTCGGATAAAAGCAACCGGTTTTTTGCCCTGTCCAAACTGCCGGCGGCCAGAATTCAAAAAAATATTAACCACTACATGAATGGAACCACCGAAGATGTATTCATGGACATTTCCCGCGGCGCAGCGCTCAGGCAGCTGACCCATCAGTTAAACCTGGTGGATCAGATATGGAAAGGCGGTCCGATTGTGTGGCCCATCCTGGCCATTGCCGTCATTGCATTTCTTATCATTCTTGAACGATTCTGGGTTCTGGGCCGGATGGACATCAATGCGGATGTGCTGATGGGTAAAATAAAATCCCTGATTTCGGCAGGCAAGTGGTCGGAAATACCGGAACTCTGCGCCACTGTCGAAAAAAAGCCCGTACCCAGGGTCCTTCTGGCTGGATTTGAATGCCGTCATATGGCCCGTCCGGACATGGAAAACGTCCTGCAGGAAACCATCCTGAGAGAAATTTCACATCTGGAACGGTTCATGTCCACGCTGGGCATGCTGGCGACCGTTTCTCCCCTGCTGGGACTTCTGGGTACCGTCACAGGAATGATCAATACGTTTCACGTCATTACATATTATGGCACCGGGGATCCGCGCATGATGTCCGGCGGTATCAGTGAAGCCCTCGTGACCACCATGCTGGGTCTGGCCGTAGCCATTCCCATTATGCTGTGTCATACAATTCTGGCACGTAAAACAGAAAAAATCATTGGACAGATGGAAGAAAAAGCCGTGTCCCTGACCAATGTAATATTTAAAACCGGGCACGCGGCATGA
- a CDS encoding DUF3450 domain-containing protein, whose translation MRKLWVFLFSAIWIAFLTLPVWGRDLSTQLQTPVKEAVKTRQNTQRAEDEWAAKKTNLEAEFRMLQKENETLELKHQELTAEIDTRREKIESLENQIQQIMRISDELSPFLNDIMTRYVEHVQKDLPFLQEERDQRIRKLRDMMRDQTVTTAEKYRRWMEALFIEAEYGNTVEVYRKKIDLNGNRLLADIFRLGKLSLFCRSLDQQITGFYDPANQQWERLPARYNSAIHSAIEIGSKHRAADLVSLPIGKVLVK comes from the coding sequence TTGAGAAAGCTTTGGGTATTTTTATTTTCAGCCATATGGATCGCGTTTCTGACACTGCCGGTGTGGGGCCGGGATTTAAGCACACAGCTGCAGACCCCCGTGAAAGAGGCTGTCAAGACCCGTCAAAATACGCAGCGAGCCGAGGATGAATGGGCGGCAAAAAAAACGAATCTGGAAGCGGAATTTCGAATGCTGCAAAAGGAAAACGAGACACTGGAGCTGAAACACCAGGAATTGACTGCCGAAATAGACACTCGACGGGAAAAAATTGAATCCCTTGAGAATCAGATTCAACAAATTATGCGAATATCCGATGAACTGTCGCCGTTTCTTAACGATATCATGACCCGATATGTCGAACATGTCCAGAAGGATCTGCCGTTTCTTCAGGAGGAACGTGATCAGAGAATCCGGAAGCTGCGCGACATGATGAGGGACCAAACCGTCACCACCGCAGAAAAATACCGTAGATGGATGGAAGCGCTCTTCATCGAGGCCGAATACGGCAATACCGTAGAAGTGTACAGAAAAAAAATCGATTTGAACGGGAACCGACTTCTGGCGGATATTTTCAGGCTCGGAAAACTGTCGCTGTTCTGCCGTTCGCTGGATCAACAGATCACCGGATTTTATGATCCGGCAAACCAGCAATGGGAACGGCTTCCCGCCCGGTACAATTCGGCCATTCACTCGGCAATTGAAATCGGTTCAAAACACCGGGCGGCAGATCTGGTATCGCTGCCGATCGGAAAGGTTCTCGTCAAATGA
- the yhbY gene encoding ribosome assembly RNA-binding protein YhbY produces MKKLAGFQKKYLRGLAHALKPVIIVGQKGMSPALIKSVDEALLTHELIKVKFNEFKEKEQKKEISEFIEKQAGCEQVGMIGHIVTFYRTHPDSEQRKITVPERQNQE; encoded by the coding sequence ATGAAAAAGCTTGCAGGCTTTCAAAAAAAATATTTGAGGGGACTTGCTCACGCACTGAAGCCGGTTATCATCGTCGGACAAAAAGGAATGAGCCCCGCGCTCATTAAATCCGTTGACGAGGCGCTGTTAACCCATGAGCTGATTAAAGTGAAATTTAATGAGTTCAAGGAAAAGGAGCAGAAAAAAGAGATTTCTGAGTTTATTGAAAAGCAAGCCGGCTGCGAACAGGTGGGGATGATCGGCCATATCGTCACATTTTATCGGACACATCCGGATTCGGAACAGAGAAAGATCACTGTTCCGGAGCGTCAGAATCAAGAATAG
- a CDS encoding long-chain-fatty-acid--CoA ligase, producing MQVPMTPNRILKRAVKLYPNKVAVIDGSVRFTYSQVRQRVTQLANATFDLKLSPGARVAVLDYNTHRYMELYYAMAQSGRVLLPLNILISPDDYSYILNDAEVEALIFHADFKPKVDQFRKTLKTKISFFVADGPADEDWITGTYEDLVANSSTEGKWCDPDDENDLLNLYYTSGTTGRPKGVMLTHRNIYVNALATIITFTLKDSTVFMHVAPLFHIADAFFIWAVTYQGGAHVMMRQFRPKAVLQTMQDEKITDTLMVPTMISCILEMGNFDLFDLTALEKIMVGGASMSPANAKRMKKKFGCEYVPGYGLTETCPLLAAGNLKETLSDQPEDIKIDHITRTGLEVVGVDLRVVNKNGGDVPWDGMSVGEIIVRGDNVMKGYWNLPDETAKVMKNGYFYTGDLANVDSEGYIFIVDRAKDIIIRSGENIASVEIENFLYAHPAVLDCAVIAFPDKRWGEVPKALVTLKQEATVTEKELVSYCRKGLARFKVPKYIVFIDEMPKTGSGKIMKIELRKRYGSPIGEINGKIRL from the coding sequence ATGCAGGTACCGATGACCCCAAACCGAATTCTGAAACGCGCGGTTAAATTGTATCCGAACAAGGTAGCTGTAATTGATGGATCTGTTCGATTTACCTATTCACAGGTTCGTCAGCGGGTCACCCAGCTGGCAAATGCGACTTTTGATCTGAAGCTGTCACCCGGCGCACGCGTTGCGGTGCTGGATTATAATACCCACCGTTACATGGAGCTGTACTACGCCATGGCGCAATCCGGACGGGTTCTTCTTCCGCTTAATATCCTGATTTCGCCGGACGACTACAGTTATATTTTAAACGATGCCGAAGTGGAAGCCCTTATTTTCCATGCGGATTTTAAGCCAAAAGTGGATCAGTTCAGGAAAACCCTGAAAACCAAAATCAGTTTTTTTGTCGCGGATGGCCCTGCCGATGAAGACTGGATCACCGGCACCTATGAAGACCTGGTTGCCAATTCATCGACGGAGGGAAAATGGTGCGATCCGGACGATGAAAATGATCTGCTGAATCTGTATTATACCAGCGGGACAACCGGCCGGCCAAAAGGGGTCATGCTGACGCATCGGAATATATATGTCAATGCCCTGGCAACGATTATCACCTTTACATTGAAAGACAGTACGGTTTTTATGCATGTCGCCCCGCTGTTTCATATTGCCGATGCCTTTTTTATATGGGCGGTGACCTATCAGGGGGGGGCTCATGTCATGATGCGGCAGTTCAGGCCAAAGGCCGTACTGCAAACCATGCAGGATGAAAAAATCACCGATACACTCATGGTTCCCACCATGATCAGCTGTATCCTTGAAATGGGTAATTTTGATCTGTTTGATCTTACCGCTCTGGAAAAGATCATGGTCGGCGGAGCCTCCATGTCGCCGGCCAATGCCAAACGGATGAAGAAAAAATTCGGCTGTGAGTATGTGCCCGGTTACGGCTTGACTGAAACATGCCCGCTGCTGGCCGCCGGCAATCTAAAAGAAACTCTGTCAGATCAGCCTGAAGATATTAAAATAGACCATATCACCCGAACCGGCCTTGAAGTGGTCGGGGTGGATCTGAGAGTGGTGAATAAGAATGGTGGCGATGTTCCATGGGACGGGATGAGCGTCGGTGAAATCATTGTCCGGGGAGATAATGTGATGAAGGGGTACTGGAACCTCCCGGACGAAACAGCCAAAGTCATGAAAAATGGATATTTTTACACCGGTGATCTGGCAAATGTGGACAGTGAAGGCTATATTTTCATTGTTGACCGCGCCAAGGATATCATTATCCGGAGCGGGGAAAACATCGCGTCCGTTGAGATTGAAAATTTTTTGTACGCCCATCCGGCAGTCCTGGATTGCGCGGTTATCGCGTTTCCGGATAAACGGTGGGGAGAAGTGCCCAAGGCGCTGGTGACGCTGAAACAAGAGGCGACGGTGACGGAAAAAGAGCTTGTCTCCTATTGCCGGAAGGGACTGGCCCGGTTCAAGGTTCCTAAATATATCGTCTTTATAGATGAAATGCCCAAAACCGGCTCCGGAAAGATAATGAAAATAGAATTGAGAAAGCGGTACGGGAGCCCCATTGGTGAAATAAACGGCAAAATTCGATTATAA
- a CDS encoding serine/threonine protein kinase, whose product MAKIVNSWNEWDPLKRVIIGRPEGTNIPAPEPAWWYDRPAGGYPLGSWGPFPQEMIDKANEQMNYFVAQIEKRGAVVERIDIEDFMMNKPVSTPDWTQLNCHGVNNVRDVTMIHGNYIIEATTSRRTRYWEFLNLRPIFEKYFKEDPECVHFAAPKPRLTDESYVKNYYYDFENTWTDEQKREKLHNWEFQLTEKEPLWDAADAMRFGKDIFHQGSCVTNKGGMDWLKRMCSALGLRLHHVLFDTPLDANKPNNFHPWHIDVNFVPMRPGLVMYNPDWAPRTPELWDLFKKNDWEMVPAARPTFVHQNRCYLTGLYNGKSWISMNTFSIDPKTVCVEAHETAYCEQLDKLGMEVIPIPYQHVIPFGGALHCTTLDVYREGGCEDYFPKQIKGY is encoded by the coding sequence ATGGCAAAAATAGTCAATTCGTGGAATGAGTGGGATCCGCTCAAACGCGTTATTATCGGAAGACCCGAAGGCACCAACATCCCCGCACCGGAGCCGGCGTGGTGGTATGATCGTCCGGCTGGCGGTTATCCCCTCGGTTCCTGGGGTCCTTTCCCTCAGGAAATGATCGATAAGGCCAACGAGCAGATGAACTATTTCGTCGCCCAGATAGAAAAACGCGGCGCGGTAGTCGAACGGATCGATATCGAAGATTTCATGATGAACAAACCCGTTTCAACACCGGACTGGACCCAGCTCAACTGCCACGGTGTCAACAACGTCCGCGACGTAACCATGATTCATGGTAACTACATCATTGAGGCCACAACCTCCCGCCGTACCCGGTATTGGGAATTTCTGAACCTGAGACCGATCTTTGAGAAATACTTCAAGGAAGATCCGGAATGTGTTCATTTCGCAGCTCCCAAACCGCGGCTGACCGACGAGTCTTATGTAAAAAATTACTATTATGACTTTGAAAACACCTGGACAGATGAGCAGAAAAGAGAAAAACTGCACAACTGGGAGTTCCAGCTGACCGAAAAAGAACCTCTCTGGGATGCGGCAGATGCAATGCGTTTTGGTAAGGACATCTTCCATCAGGGTTCATGCGTAACGAACAAGGGCGGTATGGACTGGCTCAAACGTATGTGCTCAGCGCTCGGACTGCGGCTTCACCATGTGCTGTTCGACACGCCTCTGGATGCGAACAAACCGAACAATTTCCACCCGTGGCACATTGACGTAAACTTTGTTCCGATGAGACCCGGCCTTGTCATGTACAATCCGGACTGGGCGCCGCGGACCCCTGAGCTGTGGGACCTGTTCAAAAAGAACGACTGGGAAATGGTTCCGGCTGCACGGCCGACATTCGTTCACCAGAACAGATGTTACCTGACCGGTCTGTACAATGGTAAATCCTGGATTTCAATGAACACCTTCTCGATCGATCCGAAAACGGTCTGTGTCGAGGCGCACGAAACCGCATACTGCGAACAGCTGGATAAACTCGGAATGGAAGTTATTCCAATTCCGTACCAGCACGTAATTCCGTTCGGCGGCGCGCTGCACTGCACCACCCTGGACGTTTATCGTGAAGGCGGCTGCGAGGATTATTTCCCGAAACAGATTAAAGGCTACTAA